The following proteins come from a genomic window of Lolium rigidum isolate FL_2022 chromosome 5, APGP_CSIRO_Lrig_0.1, whole genome shotgun sequence:
- the LOC124651957 gene encoding uncharacterized protein At2g27730, mitochondrial-like yields MAMAAARAAASRTPTARFMLSRFRSSGGKMLSEEEKAAENVYIKKMEQEKLEKLARKGPSTGEQAPSTPSSAASDVKAGGAGPTASTSTGVSTDKNRNYAVLAGTVAGLSALGWYLLSKEPKKTEEVVD; encoded by the exons atggcgatggcggcggcgagggcggcggcgtcgaggacCCCGACGGCGAGGTTCATGCTGAGCAGGTTCCGGTCCTCCGGCGGGAAGATGCTCagcgaggaggagaaggccgccGAGAACGTCTACATCAAG AAAATGGAACAAGAGAAGCTAGAGAAGCTCGCACGCAAG GGCCCCAGCACAGGAGAGCAAGCTCCATCTACCCCAAGCTCTGCAGCAAGCGACGTGAAGGCTGGAGGCGCTGGCCCGACGGCGTCCACATCCACTGGCGTGTCGACCGACAAGAACAGGAACTATGCCGTCCTGGCGGGCACCGTCGCTGGCCTGAGCGCCCTGGGCTGGTATCTCCTGTCCAAGGAGCCCAAGAAGACAGAAGAGGTCGTCGACTGA
- the LOC124653045 gene encoding 5-amino-6-(5-phospho-D-ribitylamino)uracil phosphatase, chloroplastic-like, with product MMMVDTVSATSTSFIAHHLFDHRPKGHHGHVVNCRPLATCFSGRRLVARQPSPPKAAQRLAGWPVRALAVGVTKEASSPHREYRGIPGDGDTSDDFGFGDEDLGAAPTMPSSWPPRNRADDPSLHNPLLRLERMGCGWLGVIFEWEGVIVEDDTKFEKQAWLSLAEEEGKSPPLAFVLKRLEGMKTEHAIAEVLCWSRDPAELRRLASRKEEIQRALGGTVHQMRDGSREFMSTLANYKIPLAVASTRPRKVVEEAIEAVGARGFFAAVVAAEDVYRGKPDPELFLYTAQLLRFIPERCIVFGNSNSAVEAAHDARMKCVAVASRHPVYELSAADLVVKQLDELSVVDLKNLAAVDDSAEFGAEPEPEMEEEEDDAPPSTAVGIADDLFL from the coding sequence ATGATGATGGTGGACACGGTCAGCGCGACGAGCACCTCCTTCATCGCGCACCACCTGTTCGACCACCGCCCCAAGGGCCACCATGGCCACGTCGTCAACTGCCGCCCCCTGGCCACGTGCTTCTCAGGCCGGCGGCTCGTTGCCCGGCAGCCGTCCCCACCGAAGGCGGCTCAGCGTCTCGCAGGCTGGCCTGTCCGGGCGCTGGCGGTCGGGGTGACCAAGGAGGCGAGCAGCCCCCATAGGGAGTACAGGGGGATCCCAGGGGACGGCGACACCAGCGACGACTTTGGCTTTGGGGATGAAGATCTTGGGGCGGCTCCCACGATGCCGTCGTCGTGGCCACCGAGGAACCGGGCAGACGACCCGAGCCTGCACAACCCGCTGCTGCGGCTCGAGCGCATGGGCTGCGGCTGGCTCGGCGTCATCTTCGAGTGGGAGGGGGTGATCGTGGAGGACGACACCAAATTTGAGAAGCAGGCGTGGCTAAGCCTCGCAGAAGAAGAGGGCAAGTCGCCTCCTCTTGCATTTGTGCTCAAGAGACTTGAAGGGATGAAGACGGAGCACGCCATCGCTGAGGTGCTCTGCTGGTCCCGGGACCCCGCCGAGCTCAGAAGATTGGCTTCAAGAAAAGAGGAGATCCAGCGCGCCCTCGGTGGCACGGTCCACCAGATGAGGGACGGGTCACGGGAGTTCATGAGCACGCTGGCCAACTACAAGATCCCGCTCGCCGTGGCCTCCACACGCCCCCGCAAGGTGGTCGAGGAGGCCATCGAGGCGGTCGGCGCACGGGGCTTCTTTGCTGCCGTGGTGGCCGCCGAAGACGTCTACCGGGGCAAGCCTGACCCGGAGCTGTTCCTCTACACCGCGCAGCTGCTGCGCTTCATCCCCGAGCGGTGCATCGTGTTCGGAAACTCCAACTCGGCAGTGGAGGCTGCCCATGACGCCCGCATGAAGTGCGTCGCCGTGGCCAGCAGGCACCCTGTCTACGAGCTCAGCGCCGCAGACCTCGTGGTGAAGCAGCTCGACGAGCTGTCCGTGGTCGACCTCAAAAACCTTGCCGCCGTCGATGACTCTGCTGAGTTTGGCGCTGAGCCTGAgccagagatggaggaggaggaggacgacgcgccCCCGTCGACGGCGGTGGGCATTGCCGACGATCTCTTCTtgtag
- the LOC124657646 gene encoding LOW QUALITY PROTEIN: beta-amylase 2, chloroplastic-like (The sequence of the model RefSeq protein was modified relative to this genomic sequence to represent the inferred CDS: inserted 1 base in 1 codon) produces MLRVDPGGDEELMMMGIIKEEEEEEEDSDEEDDYLVAAAGEAGPEEHHPGRGRRGRRGREEKERTKVRERRRRAVTGRILAGLRRHGNYRLRVRADINEVVAALAREAGWVVLPDGTTFPSSHSQVPANPMLTPPHPPVLPRIPQTMLAAAAPPIPVSSSAAPVRVAVVSPLAARPISRRAGYAFLAPPRAVPAEGAASPLLAVPVPRDEAEDDDNAIAMDGTGLATCPAPAVAPPXPPERDFAGTPYVPVYVMLPLNVVSLEGEVVDADALVGQLRVLKAAGVDGVMVDCWWGNVEAQRPHHYNWTGYRRLFHIIRELKLKLQVVMSFHECGGNVGDDVSIPLPDWVREIGKSNPDIYFTDREGRRNTECLSWGIDKERVLQGRTAVEVYFDFMRSFRVEFDDYFEDGIISEIEVGLGACGELRYPSYAANHGWKYPGIGEFQCYDRYLQKNLRRAAEARGHTIWARSPDNAGHYNSEPNNTGFFCDGGDYDSYYGRFFLNWYSQVLLDHADRVLMLARLAFEGSAIAVKVSGIHWWYKTASHAAELTAGFYNPCNRDGYAPIAQVLKKHGAALNFTCVELRTMDQHEVFPEALADPEGLVWQVLNAAWDAGIQVASENALPCYDRDGYNKTLENAKPRNDPDGRHLFGFTYLRLCSVLFERPNFMEFERFVKRMHGEAVLDLQA; encoded by the exons ATGCTGCGTGTGGATCCGGGCGGGGACGAGGAGTTGATGATGATGGGGAtcatcaaggaggaggaggaggaggaggaggattctgATGAAGAGGACGACTACTTGGTGGCTGCCGCCGGCGAGGCTGGGCCAGAGGAGCACCATCCGGGGAGGGGGCGGCGTGGGCGGAGGGGTCGGGAGGAGAAGGAGCGGACCAAGGTGCGTGAGCGTCGTCGGCGCGCGGTGACGGGTCGGATCCTGGCGGGGCTGCGGCGTCACGGCAACTACAGGCTCCGCGTGCGCGCGGACATCAACGAGGTTGTGGCGGCGCTGGCGAGGGAGGCCGGCTGGGTCGTCCTCCCCGACGGAACCACCTTCCCATCCTCCCACTCCCAGGTACCAGCCA ATCCCATGCtaactcctcctcatcctcccgtGCTGCCCCGCATCCCGCAGAcgatgctcgccgccgccgcgccgccgatccCCGTCTCGTCCTCCGCCGCGCCCGTACGCGTCGCCGTCGTCTCCCCGCTCGCCGCGCGCCCCATCTCGCGCCGCGCCGGGTACGCCTTCCTCGCGCCCCCGCGCGCCGTGCCAGCAGAGGGCGCAGCGTCGCCGCTGCTCGCCGTGCCCGTCCCCAGAGACGAAGCAGAAGACGACGACAACGCCATCGCCATGGACGGGACCGGCCTCGCCACGTGCCCTGCGCCGgccgtggcgccgc cgccccccgAGCGGGACTTCGCCGGAACGCCCTACGTGCCCGTATACGTCATGCTCCCG CTGAACGTGGTGAGCCTGGAGGGCGAGGTGGTGGACGCGGACGCGCTGGTGGGGCAGCTGCGGGTGCTCAAGGCAGCGGGGGTGGACGGGGTCATGGTCGACTGCTGGTGGGGGAACGTCGAGGCGCAAAGGCCGCACCACTACAACTGGACAGGATACAGGAGACTCTTCCACATCATCAGGGAGCTCAAGCTAAAGCTGCAG GTGGTCATGTCCTTCCACGAGTGCGGAGGCAACGTCGGGGACGACGTGTCCATCCCTCTCCCGGACTGGGTGAGAGAGATCGGGAAGAGCAATCCGGATATCTACTTCACCGACAGGGAAGGCAGGCGCAACACCGAGTGCCTTTCGTGGGGCATCGACAAAGAAAGAGTTCTGCAGGGCAGAACGGCAGTGGAG GTCTACTTTGACTTCATGAGAAGCTTCCGAGTTGAATTCGATGACTATTTTGAGGATGGGATCATCTCGGAAATCGAGGTTGGGCTAGGGGCTTGTGGAGAGTTACGCTATCCGTCCTACGCAGCAAACCATGGCTGGAAATACCCTGGCATTGGAGAATTTCAG TGCTATGACAGGTACTTGCAGAAAAATCTTAGGAGGGCTGCAGAAGCACGGGGACACACCATATGGGCAAGATCACCAGACAACGCAGGCCATTATAATTCTGAACCAAACAATACTGGTTTTTTCTGTGATGGAGGGGATTATGATAGCTATTATGGCCGCTTTTTCCTCAACTGGTACTCCCAGGTGTTGCTGGATCATGCAGACCGCGTACTAATGCTAGCCAGGTTGGCTTTTGAAGGTTCAGCTATTGCTGTCAAG GTATCAGGCATACACTGGTGGTACAAAACTGCTAGTCATGCTGCTGAGCTGACTGCTGGGTTTTATAACCCATGTAACCGTGATGGCTATGCTCCAATTGCTCAAGTGTTGAAAAAACATGGTGCAGCTCTCAACTTCACATGCGTTGAATTGCGCACTATGGATCAACATGAGGTATTCCCTGAGGCCTTAGCAGATCCAGAAGGCCTGGTATGGCAG GTGCTAAATGCAGCCTGGGATGCTGGGATACAAGTGGCTAGTGAGAATGCTCTGCCTTGCTACGACAGAGATGGCTACAACAAAACTTTGGAGAATGCCAAGCCACGGAACGATCCAGATGGACGTCATCTGTTTGGATTCACCTACCTTAGGCTGTGCAGCGTCCTCTTTGAGAGACCCAATTTTATGGAGTTCGAGCGTTTCGTTAAGAGGATGCACG GTGAAGCAGTTCTCGACTTGCAGGCGTAG
- the LOC124652426 gene encoding uncharacterized protein LOC124652426 — protein MSLACGLPLLECVYCLGCARWAVKRCLHTGDRDSATWGHAAAADFAPVPRMCRIIMANYDDPSSPTPTPPLLSPTVDPANIVRRRTYAHTRGRVTPYLVYLDHAHADIVLALRGLNLGRESDYALLLDNRLGKRRFDGGYVHNGLLRAAGWVLDKECDLLRDLLHRYPDYTLTFTGHSLGAGVAAMLTMVVVLNLDKLGVCRSRTRCYAVAPARCMSLNLAVRYADVINSVVLQDDFLPRTATPLEDIFKSILCLPCLLCLRCLKDTCIPEDALLKDPRRLYAPGRIYHIVERKSFRCGRYPPVVKTAVPVDGRFEHVVLSCNATMDHAIIWIEREGQKALDLMLEKENAMSVPSDQQMERDETVQREHVEEHKAALRRAATLSVSGIASAYGTFGGTWPERSESFPLSGSKQPRVSWDDLIEQVFEKDEDGQIVLRSSSPSS, from the exons ATGTCGCTCGCGTGCGGGCTGCCGCTGCTGGAGTGCGTCTACTGCCTGGGCTGCGCGCGCTGGGCGGTCAAGCGCTGCCTCCACACCGGTGACCGCGACAGCGCCACCTGGggccatgccgccgccgccgacttcGCCCCCGTCCCCCGCATGTGCCGCATCATCATGGCCAACTACGACGACCCTTCCTCCCCGACCCCGACCCCGCCCCTCCTCTCCCCTACCGTCGACCCGGCCAACATCGTCCGCCGCCGCACCTACGCCCACACGCGCGGCCGGGTCACgccctacctcgtctacctcgaCCACGCGCACGCCGACATCGTGCTCGCGCTCCGGGGCCTCAACCTCGGCCGCGAGTCTGACTACGCGCTGCTCCTAGACAACCGCCTAGGCAAGCGACGCTTCGACGGCGGATACGTCCACAACGGCCTACTCCGCGCCGCAGGCTGGGTGCTCGACAAGGAGTGCGACCTGCTACGGGACCTCCTCCACCGCTACCCCGACTACACGCTCACCTTCACGGGACACTCCCTAGGCGCAGGGGTCGCCGCCATGCTCACCATGGTCGTCGTCCTCAACCTAGACAAGCTAGGGGTATGCCGCTCAAGGACCAGGTGCTATGCCGTGGCCCCAGCCAGGTGTATGTCGCTCAACCTTGCAGTCAGATACGCAGACGTCATCAACTCCGTCGTCCTACAG GATGATTTCTTGCCTCGGACTGCTACTCCTTTAGAAGATATTTTCAAGTCTATTCTCTG TCTGCCATGTCTCCTATGTTTGAGATGTTTGAAGGATACATGCATACCTGAAGATGCTCTGTTGAAAGATCCAAGGAGGCTCTATGCACCAGGTCGGATATATCACATTGTGGAAAGGAAAAGTTTCAG GTGTGGGAGATATCCACCGGTGGTCAAAACAGCTGTGCCGGTGGATGGTCGATTTGAGCATGTAGTTCTTTCCTGCAACGCCACGATGGATCATGCCATTATTTGGATCGAGCGGGAAGGCCAGAAAGCTTTGGAT CTGATGCTGGAGAAGGAGAACGCGATGTCAGTGCCATCGGACCAGCAAATGGAGCGGGACGAGACGGTGCAGCGGGAACATGTGGAGGAGCATAAGGCGGCGCTGCGCAGGGCTGCCACACTGTCGGTGTCAGGGATCGCCTCGGCGTACGGTACATTTGGTGGTACATGGCCTGAGAGGAGTGAGAGCTTCCCACTATCAGGCTCGAAGCAGCCGCGGGTGAGCTGGGACGACCTCATAGAGCAGGTGTTCGAAAAAGATGAGGATGGCCAGATTGTGCTGCGTagctcctctccctcttcctga